The Scylla paramamosain isolate STU-SP2022 unplaced genomic scaffold, ASM3559412v1 Contig73, whole genome shotgun sequence genome contains a region encoding:
- the LOC135098668 gene encoding uncharacterized protein LOC135098668, which translates to MDTELRKYWQENTRHIGGVCVLGGPEPPPPHPWGFLPQEEEEEEEEEEETRVPPGGRDSGDDEPPVLHPLAPKPHPTYHQPHQSPQQPPSPAPHQEHLPQDCLPRPHKTPPPASPVQKERAPHSSSTLMMQPRGLTPPPPPPPPPPQQQQGLFKWGTCFRCCPKMPQPRSPTPP; encoded by the exons gagtgtgtgtgctTGGAGGACCTGAGCCACCTCCACCCCACCCCTGGGGCTTCCtgccccaggaggaggaggaggaggaggaggaggaggaggagacgcggGTGCCCCCCGGGGGACGTGACAGCGGTGACGACGAGCCCCCCGTCCTGCACCCCCTGGCCCCCAAGCCCCACCCCACCTACCACCAGCCACACCAGTCCCCACAGCAGCCTCCGTCACCCGCCCCACACCAGGAGCACCTGCCCCAGGACTGCCTGCCCCGCCCCCACAAGACACCGCCCCCAGCCTCCCCTGTCCAGAAGGAGCGCGCCCCTCACAG TTCCAGTACCCTTATGATGCAGCCAAGGGgactgacgccaccaccaccaccaccaccaccaccaccacaacaacaacaagggttATTCAAGTGGGGAACATGCTTCAGGTGTTGCCCCAAGATGCCTCAGCCCCGCAGCCCCACTCCGCCATGA